A single window of Actinomycetota bacterium DNA harbors:
- a CDS encoding cyclic nucleotide-binding domain-containing protein, with amino-acid sequence MNDIYGFRKAFTAGQAIVREGDSGDEMYIVRSGKVRVSKGSGADSVTLAVLGSGEFFGEMALMGEYKRSATATAETDTTLTVVDKQTFSAFVSEPIVHDIMSKMAQRIRQLDEKVVDSERSDQSRRAHLGSIVEQRHWFV; translated from the coding sequence ATGAACGACATCTACGGCTTCCGAAAGGCATTCACAGCAGGTCAGGCCATCGTGCGAGAGGGAGACAGCGGCGATGAGATGTACATCGTCCGCTCCGGCAAAGTCAGGGTGTCCAAGGGCTCTGGTGCCGACTCGGTCACGTTGGCAGTCCTCGGCTCGGGCGAGTTCTTCGGCGAGATGGCCCTTATGGGTGAGTACAAGCGGTCGGCAACAGCGACAGCCGAGACCGACACCACTCTCACAGTCGTCGACAAGCAGACCTTCTCAGCGTTCGTGAGCGAGCCTATCGTCCACGACATCATGAGCAAGATGGCGCAACGAATCCGCCAGCTCGACGAGAAGGTCGTCGACTCAGAGCGTTCGGACCAGTCACGCCGGGCTCACCTGGGAAGCATCGTCGAGCAGCGCCACTGGTTCGTCTGA
- the gatC gene encoding Asp-tRNA(Asn)/Glu-tRNA(Gln) amidotransferase subunit GatC, whose translation MAISEEQVRHVALLARLALTDEQVAQFGGDLNSILGHIDTISQLDLEGVEPTAHPLDVVNVTRADVLRPCLSQEDALRNAPEAEDGAFVIPQIVGPGEDA comes from the coding sequence ATGGCGATATCCGAGGAGCAGGTGCGCCACGTTGCGCTCCTCGCACGGCTTGCACTCACCGACGAGCAGGTTGCCCAGTTCGGGGGCGACCTGAACTCTATCCTTGGCCATATCGATACGATCTCTCAGCTCGATCTCGAGGGCGTGGAGCCGACAGCTCACCCGCTCGATGTCGTGAACGTCACCCGCGCCGACGTGCTGAGGCCGTGCCTCTCGCAGGAGGACGCGCTACGCAATGCGCCCGAGGCCGAGGACGGCGCGTTCGTGATACCGCAAATCGTCGGGCCGGGTGAGGACGCATGA
- the gatA gene encoding Asp-tRNA(Asn)/Glu-tRNA(Gln) amidotransferase subunit GatA — MSDLDLSRLTAAHVREGVVRGDFTARDAAEAARARIEAVDERVHAFNQITADLALAAADAIDARRATAVASGADPGDVLPPLAGVPVALKDNMNLVGTRTTCGARILENYESVYDCTAVRRLLDAGAVPVGKCNMDEFAFGSSTENSAFGPTHNPWDLERVPGGSSGGSAASVSAGEAVISLGSDTGGSIRQPGSLTGTVAVKPTYGRVSRYGVVAFGSSLDQIGPFGKTVEDTAMALRAIAGPDPMDATSATEPVPDYVRAAAEGATGGARGLRVGVVTDLLEAEGCAEEVRAQVRRAAEIFGDLGAEVGEVELPSTAHGLAAYYIIGPAEASSNLARFDGIRYGHRVDDATDVLDLYMRSRAEGFGPESIRRIMLGTYALSAGYYDAYYGQAQKARTLIKQDFARAFEQFDVLLTPTSPTVAFKIGEKSDDPLAMYLSDIYTIPVNLAGNAAISVPAGLCSTTGMPIGLHIIANYFAEDTMFRAAAAYEAAVEFDPVPPLVRQLQGGGSRA; from the coding sequence ATGAGCGACCTGGACCTCTCGCGGCTCACAGCGGCGCACGTGCGCGAGGGTGTCGTCCGCGGCGACTTCACCGCGCGCGATGCGGCGGAGGCTGCACGTGCGCGCATCGAAGCGGTCGATGAGCGCGTGCACGCGTTCAACCAGATCACGGCAGACCTCGCCCTGGCGGCGGCGGACGCCATCGACGCCCGTCGGGCCACCGCCGTTGCGAGTGGAGCCGATCCCGGGGACGTGCTCCCGCCGTTGGCTGGTGTGCCGGTCGCCCTCAAGGACAACATGAACCTCGTCGGCACGCGCACGACGTGTGGCGCGCGCATCCTCGAGAACTACGAGAGCGTCTACGACTGCACAGCGGTTCGCAGGCTTCTCGACGCCGGCGCCGTGCCGGTTGGCAAGTGCAACATGGACGAGTTCGCGTTCGGGTCGAGCACCGAGAACTCCGCGTTCGGTCCGACCCACAACCCCTGGGACCTCGAGCGCGTGCCAGGCGGAAGCTCGGGGGGAAGCGCTGCGAGCGTCAGCGCAGGTGAGGCCGTGATCTCGCTCGGCAGCGACACGGGCGGCTCGATCCGACAGCCGGGTTCGCTCACCGGCACCGTCGCCGTGAAGCCCACCTACGGTCGGGTCTCGCGCTACGGCGTCGTCGCGTTCGGCTCGTCGCTGGATCAGATCGGTCCCTTCGGCAAGACCGTGGAGGACACCGCGATGGCGTTGCGGGCGATCGCCGGTCCAGACCCGATGGACGCCACGAGTGCGACCGAGCCGGTGCCCGACTACGTCCGAGCCGCTGCTGAAGGCGCCACCGGTGGCGCGCGGGGGCTGCGTGTGGGCGTCGTGACCGATCTGCTTGAGGCCGAGGGCTGTGCCGAGGAGGTCCGAGCGCAGGTCAGGCGCGCTGCGGAGATCTTCGGCGATCTCGGGGCTGAAGTGGGGGAGGTCGAGCTGCCCAGCACGGCACACGGCCTGGCCGCGTACTACATCATCGGTCCGGCCGAGGCCAGCTCGAACCTGGCCCGCTTCGACGGCATCCGCTACGGTCACCGAGTCGACGACGCCACCGACGTGCTCGATCTCTACATGCGCTCGCGTGCAGAGGGCTTCGGCCCGGAGTCCATTCGGCGCATCATGCTCGGCACCTACGCGCTCTCGGCGGGCTACTACGATGCGTATTACGGTCAGGCTCAGAAAGCGCGCACGCTCATCAAGCAGGACTTCGCCCGCGCATTCGAGCAGTTCGACGTGTTGCTCACACCGACGTCGCCCACGGTCGCGTTCAAGATCGGCGAGAAGTCCGACGACCCTCTGGCGATGTACCTGTCCGACATCTACACGATCCCGGTCAACCTCGCGGGAAACGCAGCCATCAGCGTCCCTGCGGGTCTGTGCTCTACGACCGGCATGC